A DNA window from Octopus sinensis linkage group LG25, ASM634580v1, whole genome shotgun sequence contains the following coding sequences:
- the LOC115224452 gene encoding WD repeat-containing protein 76-like isoform X1: MELVFIGWYTYLHLSPSLSSKNMNKSSRKRSYSSISEDKNVETKNNADVHEQHENENYTKTKLKKAIDQEDRPTVEHTSVLNEINDLDFKISNISEYERKRQENVRDNVRFMASIGIFQAKHMFDATMPVKQKTNPKSKQKTTPKPKRVYTPTRRSARIQRIDPSGISLPSLPDVAEQEEKMERKPLGPLKMSDLVTNENTEDIAKVFAADLKSLSDAAEPLKLKTPTSASLQSFLSGFSRVKVTENQVRKVVESRIFSVVMHPSKEKILVGAGGKWGSIGLWDVGQGLADGGAVCFNPHTKPVNCLAFNPYNLDQLYSCSYDGTLRCGYFEKGIFEAIYYTPEEDDVLLRNFSFFDANTLFVSQSDGDVAIVDIRTKSGKPENLFTASHKGLRSVDIHPLKKEYFVTAGLDCTVSLWDLRATKKKPNKICSMSASRMVDSAYFSPLTGKYILSTAQDDRIRIYDSSKLSSSIPCLYSISHNNQTGRWLTKFRATWHPCREDLFISGSMNRPRQVELINDEGRCMMVLHHPELINSVQSLNEFHPTINAVVGANASGKLHVFK, from the exons AACAATGCGGATGTCCATGAGCAGCATGAAAATGAAAACTACACAAAGACCAAGTTGAAAAAGGCCATTGACCAAGAGGATAGGCCAACCGTAGAACATACTTCGGTTCTGAATGAAATAAATGATCTCGATTTCAAG aTCTCAAATATTTCTGAATATGAACGGAAACGACAAGAAAATGTACGAGACAATGTGAGATTCATGGCTTCAATTGGCATTTTTCAG GCCAAACATATGTTTGATGCCACGATGCCAGTTAAACAGAAAACTAATCCAAAATCAAAACAGAAAACTACACCAAAACCAAAGAG GGTGTATACTCCAACACGCCGAAGCGCACGTATTCAGCGCATAGATCCTTCAGGAATATCACTCCCATCCCTGCCAGATGTTGCTGAACAAGAGGAGAAAATG GAACGCAAGCCATTGGGTCCTCTCAAGATGTCTGACTTGGTGACTAATGAAAATACAGAAGATATCGCCAAAGTGTTTGCTGCCGATTTGAAGAGCCTTTCTGATGCAGCTGAACCTCTGAAGCTGAAAACACCAACTTCTGCATCATTACAAAG CTTTTTGTCTGGATTTTCTCGAGTGAAAGTCACTGAAAACCAAGTCCGCAAAGTTGTTGAATCCAGAATTTTCTCTGTCGTGATGCACCCATCCAAAGAGAAAATCCTAGTTGGTGCTGGTGGAAAATGGGGATCAATTGGCCTTTGGGATGTg GGTCAAGGACTTGCTGATGGTGGAGCTGTCTGTTTTAATCCCCACACCAAACCAGTCAACTGTCTTGCATTTAATCCATATAACCTAGACCAGCTGTATTCTTGTAGTTATGATGGTACTCTACGTTGTGGCTACTTTGAAAAGGGCATTTTTGAAGCT ATTTACTACACTCCAGAAGAAGATGATGTGTTGTTACGCAACTTTTCCTTCTTTGATGCTAACACACTATTTGTCTCACAAAGTGATGGAGATGTTGCTATTGTCGATATACGTACAAAAAG tGGCAAACCTGAAAATTTGTTCACAGCAAGCCACAAGGGCCTTCGTTCTGTTGATATCCATCCTCTAAAAAAGGAATATTTTGTTACTGCGGGGCTAGACTG TACAGTATCGTTATGGGACCTGAGAGCCACCAAGAAGAAGCCAAACAAGATCTGTTCTATGTCCGCCTCCAGAATGGTAGACAGTGCTTATTTCTCACCGCTCACAGGGAAATACATCCTCTCCACTGCACAAGACGACAGAATCAG aatatATGATAGCAGCAAATTATCTTCAAGCATTCCGTGTCTCTATTCCATTAG CCACAACAACCAGACTGGTCGGTGGCTTACCAAATTCCGTGCAACTTGGCACCCATGCAGAGAGGACCTGTTCATAAGTGGCAGTATGAATCGACCAAGACAG GTTGAGTTGATCAACGATGAAGGTAGATGTATGATGGTTCTTCATCATCCAGAACTGATCAACTCTGTCCAGTCTCTGAATGAATTTCATCCGACGATAAACGCTGTTGTTGGCGCCAATGCCAGTGGAAAACTTCATGtcttcaagtaa
- the LOC115224452 gene encoding WD repeat-containing protein 76-like isoform X2, which translates to MELVFIGWYTYLHLSPSLSSKNMNKSSRKRSYSSISEDKNVETKNNADVHEQHENENYTKTKLKKAIDQEDRPTVEHTSVLNEINDLDFKISNISEYERKRQENVRDNVRFMASIGIFQAKHMFDATMPVKQKTNPKSKQKTTPKPKRVYTPTRRSARIQRIDPSGISLPSLPDVAEQEEKMERKPLGPLKMSDLVTNENTEDIAKVFAADLKSLSDAAEPLKLKTPTSASLQSFLSGFSRVKVTENQVRKVVESRIFSVVMHPSKEKILVGAGGKWGSIGLWDVGQGLADGGAVCFNPHTKPVNCLAFNPYNLDQLYSCSYDGTLRCGYFEKGIFEAIYYTPEEDDVLLRNFSFFDANTLFVSQSDGDVAIVDIRTKSGKPENLFTASHKGLRSVDIHPLKKEYFVTAGLDCTVSLWDLRATKKKPNKICSMSASRMVDSAYFSPLTGKYILSTAQDDRIRIYDSSKLSSSIPCLYSISHNNQTGRWLTKFRATWHPCREDLFISGSMNRPRQVELINDEGRCMMVLHHPELINSVQSLNEFHPTINAVVGANASGKLHVFK; encoded by the exons AACAATGCGGATGTCCATGAGCAGCATGAAAATGAAAACTACACAAAGACCAAGTTGAAAAAGGCCATTGACCAAGAGGATAGGCCAACCGTAGAACATACTTCGGTTCTGAATGAAATAAATGATCTCGATTTCAAG aTCTCAAATATTTCTGAATATGAACGGAAACGACAAGAAAATGTACGAGACAATGTGAGATTCATGGCTTCAATTGGCATTTTTCAG GCCAAACATATGTTTGATGCCACGATGCCAGTTAAACAGAAAACTAATCCAAAATCAAAACAGAAAACTACACCAAAACCAAAGAG GGTGTATACTCCAACACGCCGAAGCGCACGTATTCAGCGCATAGATCCTTCAGGAATATCACTCCCATCCCTGCCAGATGTTGCTGAACAAGAGGAGAAAATG GAACGCAAGCCATTGGGTCCTCTCAAGATGTCTGACTTGGTGACTAATGAAAATACAGAAGATATCGCCAAAGTGTTTGCTGCCGATTTGAAGAGCCTTTCTGATGCAGCTGAACCTCTGAAGCTGAAAACACCAACTTCTGCATCATTACAAAG CTTTTTGTCTGGATTTTCTCGAGTGAAAGTCACTGAAAACCAAGTCCGCAAAGTTGTTGAATCCAGAATTTTCTCTGTCGTGATGCACCCATCCAAAGAGAAAATCCTAGTTGGTGCTGGTGGAAAATGGGGATCAATTGGCCTTTGGGATGTg GGTCAAGGACTTGCTGATGGTGGAGCTGTCTGTTTTAATCCCCACACCAAACCAGTCAACTGTCTTGCATTTAATCCATATAACCTAGACCAGCTGTATTCTTGTAGTTATGATGGTACTCTACGTTGTGGCTACTTTGAAAAGGGCATTTTTGAAGCT ATTTACTACACTCCAGAAGAAGATGATGTGTTGTTACGCAACTTTTCCTTCTTTGATGCTAACACACTATTTGTCTCACAAAGTGATGGAGATGTTGCTATTGTCGATATACGTACAAAAAG tGGCAAACCTGAAAATTTGTTCACAGCAAGCCACAAGGGCCTTCGTTCTGTTGATATCCATCCTCTAAAAAAGGAATATTTTGTTACTGCGGGGCTAGACTG TACAGTATCGTTATGGGACCTGAGAGCCACCAAGAAGAAGCCAAACAAGATCTGTTCTATGTCCGCCTCCAGAATG GTAGACAGTGCTTATTTCTCACCGCTCACAGGGAAATACATCCTCTCCACTGCACAAGACGACAGAATCAG aatatATGATAGCAGCAAATTATCTTCAAGCATTCCGTGTCTCTATTCCATTAG CCACAACAACCAGACTGGTCGGTGGCTTACCAAATTCCGTGCAACTTGGCACCCATGCAGAGAGGACCTGTTCATAAGTGGCAGTATGAATCGACCAAGACAG GTTGAGTTGATCAACGATGAAGGTAGATGTATGATGGTTCTTCATCATCCAGAACTGATCAACTCTGTCCAGTCTCTGAATGAATTTCATCCGACGATAAACGCTGTTGTTGGCGCCAATGCCAGTGGAAAACTTCATGtcttcaagtaa